The following coding sequences are from one Microtus pennsylvanicus isolate mMicPen1 chromosome 1, mMicPen1.hap1, whole genome shotgun sequence window:
- the LOC142838480 gene encoding keratin-associated protein 13-1-like, whose protein sequence is MAYSCCSGNSSSRSFRPCLPSSGSSCGSSYPSNLVYTTTSCSPSPCQVESTVNTRCQETCIEPTSCQRSCVVSRPCQTACYYPRSSTPCRPSLRSYAGSLGFGSSSCRSLSCGSRSCYSGGCGSSSFRSLNCGVSGFPSLSFGSRYCYPSYLVPLSFKPCYRPICGSSIYGISC, encoded by the exons ATGGCCTACAGCTGCTGCTCTGGAAACTCCTCCTCCCGCTCCTTTAGGCCCTGCCTGCCCTCTTCAGGTTCCTCCTGTGGCTCTTCCTACCCCAGCAACTTGGTCTACACCACTACCAGTTGCTCTCCCAGCCCCTGCCAGGTGGAATCCACTGTGAACACCAGATGTCAGGAGACCTGCATTGAGCCCACCAGCTGCCAGAGGTCCTGCGTGGTGTCCAG ACCCTGCCAGACAGCCTGCTACTACCCGAGGAGCTCCACACCTTGCAGACCCAGCTTGAGATCATATGCTGGATCTCTGGGCTTTGGATCCAGCAGCTGCCGTTCCCTGAGCTGTGGATCTAGAAGCTGCTACTCAGGGGGCTGTGGATCCAGTAGCTTCAGATCTCTGAATTGTGGAGTCTCTGGTTTCCCTTCCTTGAGTTTTGGAAGTAGATATTGCTATCCAAGCTACTTGGTGCCTCTTTCCTTTAAACCTTGTTACAGACCAATCTGTGGGTCAAGCATCTATGGAATAAGCTGCTAA
- the LOC142838491 gene encoding keratin-associated protein 13-1-like — translation MAYSCCSGNFSSSSFRRCLPSSGSSCGSSYPSNLVYTTTSFSPRPCLVESTVNTGCQETCIEPTRCQKPCVTSRPCQRACYYPRSSTPCSPYQGTYYGSLGFGSNSCHSLGYGSRSCYSGGCGSSGFKSLNCGVSYFPSLCYGSRFYYPAYLASTTFQPSCYRSIYGIAF, via the coding sequence ATGGCCTACAGCTGCTGCTCTGGAAacttctcctccagctcctttAGACGCTGCCTGCCCTCTTCAGGTTCCTCCTGTGGCTCTTCCTACCCCAGCAACCTGGTCTACACCACTACCAGTTTCTCTCCCAGACCCTGCCTGGTGGAATCCACTGTGAACACTGGCTGTCAGGAGACCTGCATTGAGCCCACCCGCTGCCAGAAGCCCTGTGTGACATCCAGGCCTTGCCAGAGAGCCTGCTACTACCCGAGGAGCTCCACACCTTGCAGTCCCTACCAGGGAACATATTATGGTTCTCTGGGCTTTGGATCCAACAGCTGTCATTCCCTGGGCTATGGATCTAGAAGCTGCTACTCAGGGGGCTGTGGATCCAGTGGCTTCAAATCTCTTAATTGTGGCGTCTCTTACTTCCCTTCCCTGTGTTATGGGTCTAGATTCTACTACCCAGCATACTTGGCTTCTACAACATTCCAACCTTCTTGTTATAGATCAATCTATGGAATTGCCTTCTAA
- the LOC142838501 gene encoding keratin-associated protein 13-1-like isoform X2: protein MAYSCCSGNFSSSSFRHCQPYSVSSCGSFYPSNLVYTTTSCSPSPCQVASSLNTRCQETCIEPTSCQRSCVVSKPCQTACYYPRSSTPCSPCQGTYAGSLGFGSSSCRSLGYGSRSCYSGGCGSSSFRSLNCGVSGFPSLSFGSRYCYPSYSVSLSCQPCYRPICGSGLYGISC from the exons ATGGCCTACAGCTGCTGCTCTGGAAacttctcctccagctcctttAGACATTGCCAGCCATATTCAGTTTCCTCCTGTGGCTCTTTCTACCCCAGCAACCTGGTCTACACCACTACCAGTTGCTCTCCCAGCCCCTGCCAGGTGGCATCTTCTCTGAACACCAGATGTCAGGAGACCTGCATTGAGCCCACCAGCTGCCAGAG ATCCTGCGTGGTGTCCAAGCCCTGCCAGACAGCTTGCTACTACCCGAGGAGCTCCACACCTTGCAGTCCTTGCCAGGGAACATATGCTGGATCTCTGGGCTTTGGATCCAGCAGCTGCCGTTCCCTGGGCTATGGATCTAGAAGCTGCTACTCAGGGGGCTGTGGATCCAGTAGCTTCAGATCTCTGAATTGTGGAGTCTCTGGTTTCCCTTCCTTGAGTTTTGGAAGTAGATATTGCTATCCAAGCTACTCGGTTTCTCTTTCCTGTCAACCTTGTTACAGACCAATCTGTGGATCAGGCCTCTATGGAATCAGCTGCTAA
- the LOC142838501 gene encoding keratin-associated protein 13-1-like isoform X1 translates to MAYSCCSGNFSSSSFRHCQPYSVSSCGSFYPSNLVYTTTSCSPSPCQVASSLNTRCQETCIEPTSCQRSCVVSRPCQVESSVNTGCQETCIEPIGCQRSCVVSKPCQTACYYPRSSTPCSPCQGTYAGSLGFGSSSCRSLGYGSRSCYSGGCGSSSFRSLNCGVSGFPSLSFGSRYCYPSYSVSLSCQPCYRPICGSGLYGISC, encoded by the coding sequence ATGGCCTACAGCTGCTGCTCTGGAAacttctcctccagctcctttAGACATTGCCAGCCATATTCAGTTTCCTCCTGTGGCTCTTTCTACCCCAGCAACCTGGTCTACACCACTACCAGTTGCTCTCCCAGCCCCTGCCAGGTGGCATCTTCTCTGAACACCAGATGTCAGGAGACCTGCATTGAGCCCACCAGCTGCCAGAGGTCCTGCGTGGTATCCAGGCCCTGCCAAGTGGAATCCTCTGTGAACACCGGCTGTCAGGAGACCTGCATTGAGCCCATCGGCTGCCAGAGATCCTGCGTGGTGTCCAAGCCCTGCCAGACAGCTTGCTACTACCCGAGGAGCTCCACACCTTGCAGTCCTTGCCAGGGAACATATGCTGGATCTCTGGGCTTTGGATCCAGCAGCTGCCGTTCCCTGGGCTATGGATCTAGAAGCTGCTACTCAGGGGGCTGTGGATCCAGTAGCTTCAGATCTCTGAATTGTGGAGTCTCTGGTTTCCCTTCCTTGAGTTTTGGAAGTAGATATTGCTATCCAAGCTACTCGGTTTCTCTTTCCTGTCAACCTTGTTACAGACCAATCTGTGGATCAGGCCTCTATGGAATCAGCTGCTAA